taaaaccaaacataataaatgatttttttctcttaaaatttaaaaaaggtGGGAGTTTAAATCTAAAAATTGCTAATAACCTAACGGGTGATTTTGAATTCAAAACATTAAATATAACGATGAAGTTACGTAAATAGTAACGTTTTTTTTTGTACTTATCAAGAAAATATCAAGCAAGGTAATTTTGATTAAAGTTctcgttaattttatttttataataagaaGGAAAAAAAGACAAGAAAAAGTGAATTTGTTAAAATAAGAGAATCATTCTATTTCTATATATGAAACGAAACAAAAAAATGTATAGAAAGAGACAAGACTGATATGTGGAGAAAAGTTTCTCTCTTGTCTTTAGAGGGCAAATCAAACATTCTATTTTAATGTTTGATGTCAGACTTTCAAAACATATCTTTGATTCACTGAAAATGTTCaactataaaagaaaaaaaaaacagtctGAACAAATTCACATCTTATTGAATGAAAAAAAATACAGACAAATGGATCTTTACTATTGTTATCTTAATTTTTCTCTTTAACTAATTTAAGCTCTAAACTGCAATATTGCTGTATCAAGATGCTATCTCTTTACCAGCGTGAAGTCTTGGCATTTTCCCACACtttaacctatttaaataaaagtataaaaaaacaagaaaaaattaATAGCTAGAATTGGACAATTATtgttaaaatctcgatttaaaacTTAAACTCTAtagattttatatttttagttCAGCATTTCGTATTAAATCGTAGGTAAAAATCTTTTTAGgtaaaatcatattaaaaaaCGATATTAagtgatttaaatttttttgaaatcggtgaaatcatgtaaaatcgttgaattttactctttgacctgattttactttttttttggtcaaaatttataAATCACATTTTATATTTTGACCTATAAATTTTCTCTatggatttttaattttattcaggtTCACATCTTAGTTATAATATTAACGAATCTTTAACATTTGGAGATGAATTTAATCAAGTCGAATATGAATGTTctaatgaagatgatgttgtaCAAGGATTAAActtttgattaagttgaagatgaaaatgaaaagatttgtttttttcAACTTGAAAAACTTGTGaaactattgttttttttataatcttttggATGTTACATTTTATGATTTGATGGACAATTTATGTAGTTTGATACAAGTTTATGAATATTACATTTTATTATGAttatatagtattttttttttataattaagttaaattttttaaataattaatgcatttagaatattatataatatatatatatatatatatatatatatatatatatatatatatatatatatatttaatataattttaatttgagataaactctatgattttttgtttcaattttatttaagtaaaatgaatcaaaataaaaattcgaTTCTAGCAACTTTGATTttattggaaaagaaaaaaagagagtaTAAAAAGAATCCTCTGTGATGATAAGAGACAACACTCTCATGTTGGGAGAAATGTTTATCTCTCCTATCTTTTgaagataaaacaaacaaattgtAGTTTGACtatatttcacatttttttctgccacccaatttttcattttattttattattattattatcttgttATTTTCAATGTACTCGATGCTTAATGTCAGTCTTTCAGACTTTCAAAGAATTTCTTTGATCCACTTTATAAAATGGTCAACCATAAAAAATTTAACAGGTGAAAGAAGGGGctatatgaagaaaaaaacaacCTAATCAACTGAATTGTTCATaggttcttgaaaattcaattttttgaaaGAACAATTTTAGAAAATTGTAGATCCGTGTACATGAGACTTTCTCAATTAGTAAACAAACTGTTTTTCAACTAGCCCAATTAATGCACCGCTTCTCCTCCGCCCCGCCCCCAAAAGAGATTGTTTTGAATTTTACAAATGCCATTAACAATTTTCTTTGGGGGTCTAAAGAAAGATAAAGTAAATATTACAAGACTTCCTAAAACCGATTTGAAAATAGAGATAATCTCCCGCCTAAACTTAGGAACCACCCTTTCCATCCGAgaagtttatttttaattttaagaacTAATGGCCTCCAAGCTGAAAGCTTTCTCGGATTAGACCCAATTGAAATCCCTAGAAACAAGAACTCTTTTCCCCCTCCTACAAGAAAGAAAGTTTCTAGCATTATCCAAAAAGTTGTCGCTTAAGTTGAAACCGATTAACTTGCTTTCGTGAAAATTGATTCCAAGACCCAAAATGAGTTGAAAGCTCCTTAACACCGACTTTATAGGCCAAAGGGGATTCCAACTCCCATCCCCCACCAAGAGAGTATCATCTGCGAATTGTAGAACATCGATAAAGCACTTACCATAAATATTACAACCCGTATACATGCCATTTGCCAACGCTCTATTAACCAAGCACTTCAAACCTTCCCCCACAATGACAAATTGAATCGAAGATATAGGTTCTCCTTGACGCAAACCACGCTCCACCTTGAATTCTTTAGTATGACTCCCATTTACCATGACCTACATATCACCAGGGCATATCATTGTTTCCATCCAACTCAACCAAATCCCCCCAAGACGAAAGCGCTTTGGCAAGAAGTTTACTTCCCAAGACGAAAGCGCTTTGGCAATTCGATATAATTACTCCTATAACCTTCTCCAATCTGTCCGCCAACACCTTAGCTAAGATTTTATAGATACACCCTATCAAACAAATAGGCATGTAATCATTTAATTCCAAAGGATGATCCCTCTTCAGAATAAGAGTCAAAAAGGACGATGTAATCGACTTAGAGAGAACAACCCCCGtatgaaaatctctaaaacaagCCAAAATGTCCTCCTTGAGAAACAACcaacaattcttaataaaaagaaTATAATAACCATCAGGTCCCAGAGATTTCGAACCATCACAATTCCAAATTGCCTCCTTGACTTCTTCCTTTGAAAAGCTAAATTCTAGAGAAGCCCCCTCTTCTTCAGTAATTCTCTTAAACACCGCTCCATCCATCACTGGTCTAATTGGAACGTCCTCCACATATTTATTAGCAAAATGCTGATACACCTCCCTTCTAATGCCCACTACCGACTCCATCATTCCCCTATCCATTACCATACCacctgttgtaccccaaaatttgccctcatctTTTTTCAAGGAGAAGGCAACGAACTTCTGTCTAAAATTTGTAGTTTCATatatatcctgattttatgaatactcagtttttagaatatttttatacggtattttggttcgctgttgaatttattcttacacaaacgctaagtactgtttatcacttcacacacgctgtttatttaagatttatttgcagataaatggTACTAACGCAATTGGTAGAggattaaattttgcaggcgcagagttcgaggattcagactgtactggtaacaattaaattattattggttttatgttttccactaatttttgtactatattgatttcaaatctctttctttcttttcaaatctctttctttcaaatcaaatcctaactttattccatacatctttcttttcaaaccctaccatacactttctttcaaaacctactatcattcaaactttccttttttgtacggtatcacttcattccccaacgacTCCATCCTtctttcactctataaatacccctcattttttccataaaatctaaCATCAAATTTCATTCATCTCCCAAGTTTCTATCATcttatttcctcttcttccccggcaaaaatggcaaagtgggtggatacattgtttcttatggtcatcactatttttacagtgatcatgtctttcttctgtttgcatagtcctgagaaatgcggacctgagatgcttacacttccgtgcatctattttctgttgtttatagcatgggtttttaatcgtcatatttaaagtttgtcgtatctttcgctttcagataatgtaccgttcattatgtttgtcgtactgttcgctatattttttatgtaatatttgtactgtcagtattaaatattgtgcTATCTGttataccgtcgtttaattaacaagataatattatgtgtgtttattgctagttaaatatttatttttctgtgcattaaatccttttcaatcttattattgacggtaatttcgttcgcgtacggtgtattttaaaattatttattatgtttgtgttttctaacaaatcatgtaaataatttctcaccattaacacaacaaaaacaaaaagaaaaaaattaactttaactgttaagttttcactttaactgttacattaatacccggacagccagttaacagtcaaacccgatgacaacacgattctccgtgttttgtatcatcagtcaaatcaatctttcacattttaaaattccaatatttttgttctagaagtcttctgataatcacaagaTCAGCCatgactcaacactgcacaaaaatcaggtacgctcaactgtctcctacacaaacagaccctaactagggtttttgttttttttcttcaggaAAATGAGTttctgagacctcaaatggatttcatggatctccatatgtctcaaagtaccatcagacaaattttcaaacttcgattcgctcggacgcacaatcgatagctcaaacagtcaacagacgaccagtttgaccgaaaagtcaacagacagtcaaaaatgaattttttttgtcaacatccatattttgtcaaaagattcatcatttgatcaatggttgatcataattcatcaagaaaagttcagaaatcggcaaaactctaagtttcaaaattagggatttctcctaaaaagtcaactgaactttgaccggccataactctctcctcattcatccaaaaaattccaaccaaagaatCATTTTGAATGggattcaattatctttcaaatataATTGGTCCCATGttcattgagtttaccatgtgGAAAATATgggccaagacattacaggtcatcttcaaagtcaacaaaaagtggttttttgtcaaagcccataacatcaagataaattctccaaatgcaaaaaagtttccaaagtagcttgtagaggacatcttgaggtttctaaaaagtataagaactccttcatatgatcaaaattgagggagatatgccttgttgaagttggctattttttgggaaaatgcatgaaaccaacattgatcaaaaatgttttttttccaaaaaaggccaagttttcatgatccaaacatgtttctaatgatgctaagggcctcccacgaccaacctaaggcccataacatttttatttcttttttagtttaattttattacatttaaagttaaagtaAAAAAGAAATGGATCAAGATAATCATGCAAAGCTTTTatccttagcttgagtcaccaagatagcttaacttctgcaacatagagatggtacagcaggcctagagcaagaggatgaagaaaaatgaagccatggccaaagaattcaaagctttatatattaaaaaattcaaaagttcaaagaccattaataattgttagcttaagattgaagcactcttattgctcataaatagcttagcatacttcaCTAAGAGGACACACAcgaattcaaaatcaaatccatgcttgtaacacacttgtatcatacttgaaattttgcaagaaatttgaaattcgaattttaagtttcagctcaattcaatccaaattaaatacttaaacacgatccctgaacatcattgaacctttccaaataaatttcaagccttgaagctcactgaatcgagctcaaAAGCTCACGGTTTGTCCAAAACTGAAATTTACAAAAGTACTATTATTCATGCAtattcaataagatgtaatcccatatttgtgtttagttttgtgccctgatcgtttctggagctttaatttaatttttatgaaggtttgaagcatataccattttagggttcttggagctcgaaatgggatccttcgatttaggcaaaattaaaaGAAACCAGAGGCATATTCAAATTCAGTGGATCTGGACGACTCAAATGGACATGTCcgaaatatttttgtataggtttacccctattcgttattttgcagggatgaaggaggtgtattacagcgcttttggtaaaaAACGCTGCTAAAAGTAGAGgcgagaggaagaagacgacgaggTGTCATCTCCTGATTGGCTGATTCAAATTGGTTTGCGCGTGTTTTGATTTTCGTTTGCAGATGGATCACGTATGACATGAAACACGCGTTAGCGTGTACCCTCGCACCATCAGCCCTCAGATCTCATTAAAGtttcatccaacgcgccagaagCTACAGCGCACCATGGACTCTCAAAGCTTTGCCACACAGaatcataatttaatatattttctattttatttaattctctttgtgaaattatttaaaaatatttttaaaaatcagaaaaatatgaaaaaaatatttttagtttgataaaatagtatattattttttgacataaaaatatgttatttttattcataattaaaataatttgtttaattaatttgataatattcatatatttatcttttaattatttctaacctatcaaaaaaatcagaaaaaatattttctttttattaaattaagtttgtatattatgaactaattttgtacataattagaatatttttttcattaagtttaattatgtgtataattatttgtataattatgtgttaattaacttaataatctcaaaaacaatttcaaaaatctcaaaaaaaaaatagttttattttaaaactaattaacaagcaatatgaacatattttagacttaatttttaggtttaaattttatttctacttttttctcatttaattaaattaaccatgcattaattctaattaaaatcaatcataaaaaatccaaaaatattttccctttatcttattgcaatttaaattcatagataagtgtataggttgtcaaattcatgtaaatagcgtagtttacatttctcgcacaatcgatgtaataacgtagatttactttccgcattttacatccctgcactttaatttctgtacatataaaactgcgtgtatgtcaagaataataactgaggcgctagatcactaatctcaaagataacatatctgaatacaaaacacaatcacacttgcacctcttagggtaatccctttgtgactcttttcaaaatcaattctactgtttcaaatacaattcaagtttttcttctgtatccagttaaggaaaattttctaaaagaaatgggaaagaaccttgtaaacttagggtatacctcctaattgcttgctcaatcaaaaaacaacaaaagcattttcacatatcactgttttttcaaaacaaactttcaaaagactacactttgtatacatccaaacaaggatcattacgaagttaaaaatctttttcaaaccatcaaaacatctttcgaaagataaacactttgtatacatccgcacaaggatcattacaaagttaactctttacaaaagtatttaaaaccacatacaagcatttcaaagcaagacaaacgatttaaacaagtgagctaagcaattaagagcccatggataaccatggatacaaaggggtgctaatacattccctttgtataacctacccccgaacccaaaatctcttaaaggtctttttctgtttcttttataaacctttccttaattggataaaataaaagtcggtggcgactctctgattttcataactcaaaaaaataaaagaagagtcagttcgcatcccacaaaaaaaccgAGGATAACACCACCAATGTGATTTCTTCTAAGCATATGATTCACGACTCTATGAAAGAATTTAATGTTGGTACCCCCATTGTTTAACTAGAGAATACGAGATCTCTGGATAAACATATTTTCCTTGATCTTTAAATTCAGCTAAAACTTACAAGTATCCCTTCTTAAATCTTCCAATTCATTCTCCCTGACCACTACTAAATCATCCACCATGTTCATACTTTTAACCTAAGTTTCAACATCCAAATCAATCTTGCCAAAAACATTAACATTCCACCATCAAAGCCTAGTTTTAAGGATGCGTAATTTTTCCTTCAACACAAATTCTCCTCTGCCCGAAACAACTATAACCACCCACTCCTTCTCCACGACACTCACGAACTCCTTATTCCTAAACCATCATTGTTGCATTTAAATGATTAAGGGCCCCAATCCTCTTTATCCACAACTAACCATACCGAAAAATGATCTGACACGTCCCTCTCTTTGATGTGATGCCCCGCCACACCCCACCAACGAATGATATTATCTGAAACCAATAAACGGTCCAACTTACTCTTGGAGCGACCGTCACTGCTAAACCAACTGAACATTTTCCCTTTACAAGGGATATCTATAAGAGCAATGTCAACGAAAAAGCCGGAGAAATCCCTCCACTCTGTAGAATTTTCAGAACCAGATCTCCCAACTCTCTCCCTGCAATTTTTTACCACATTAAAATCCCCACCAATCATCCATTCCTCATCAACATACTTGGATTTCAACACTAGCAATCTTCTCCATAATGAACGCTTAGCCTCACCCGAACAACCAGAATAAACATTAACAATATACTAAATATTATTCTTCCAAGACACCTTGATTCCCAAGTACCTTGAGCACTTAAAGCTGCATAACACATCCAGCCCTCCCTATTTCCAAAGAATCAACAAACCACCAGAGGAACCAATAGAATCAGAGATAGAAAAATCTATCACCTCTTTGGGCCAGAAGCTTCTAATCAGAGGTTGAGAAAACAAAGAGATCTTTGATTCCTGAATGAAAAAGATATCAACCTTCCCTTTATCAATAATATGCCCAATACGCCTCCTCTTAACCAAGCTACATCCTCCTATAATATTAAGAGACCCAATAATCATTTTGACACACTATGAAACACCTTCCTTCCTTTTCCACCGTCCTTGGTAAAACGCTCAAGATCATTATAAATTTTCTTCAGCTCCGGTTGGGATTCCACCATCACTACACCGAGCTTCTCTATCTCCACTCTCAACCTTTCTCCCCCATTCAATTATACAAATattaacttatttaaataaaagttAATTTATTTTAGAGAAAATAGGACATGCACTGACGGTGTAATGTAATTTTACAATGTCAACCAATAAATACTGTGTATCTTgtcaaataaattttatattttaaaattatttaaaagataTATCGTATTGTTGATTTATTATTGGACGACAGTATAAAGTGCATGTTCATTaagtttttattatataaattaattacaaaaaaagaattaataaattgGATCATGTTAAAACTGTTGAAATGAATGCACATTTCTAGAACATTCTAGAAAAATATATGACAATGTTTAGAAAGTTCTATGTTAATGTAATGTATAAAAGACAAACAAAAGTCTGGACACTTCTATTCTAGAAACATCCTCAAGCACCTATAAATAGACAACATATGTGTAATTGTATTCAAGCCTTTAAGCCTTTAAGTTTCAATATCACTAACATTGAAGGCTTCATCATTCTATTACTCTCCTACTACAATAAGTTGATTACTTATGTGTTGCCTCGTGTTCTTTCAAATTAAATACTCTAATACTAGCTCCCACACTAATTGCTACTATCTTTCAACTATATACTAGAGCTTTTTACACTATCCAACTACATTTTAAACTATCATTACTACTTCAAATACCAATAGTGGTATCAAAGCTATGTTTGGTCACTCACTGGACGTAGCAAAGTATTTCTTCTTGTCACcaaatatttattaaaactaGAAAATGAGGTCTCTGGCTTAACTGTACAAAGGAGTACATGTAGCTACATGGCCCGACTCTGTTTGAATTCAAACCCAAACCTAAAAATGAGAGAGGGGAGTTCATGTAACCTAACATTCCGACCCTCTTAATTGCAAGTCCAACTAATATTGTACACCTATCGCAAATAAGGCTCGAGTTTTGTTAGAGCACAAATGCAGGCGATAAAGAAAACTGAGACTTGTGACCTATGAGGCTCAACTTGAGTACAAGCATAGGAAAAAAAATGCAACTACTAGAGCAAGAATGAGTCCCTCTCAAAAGTCTTCTACAAGAGTGATAAAGAGACTCATAACCAACTAAGAAGCAAGAGTAGTTTCTGTCAGAATTATTCAATAAAACCGACAAAGAGATTCACATGCAACTAGACAACAAATGTGATCATTGTCATAAGTCTTTAACAAGACAAATAAAGAGGATCACAAGCACAACTAAGGAGCGATAACGATTCTCATAAAAAACCTTCAACAATGATGAGAAAGAGtttaattaggggtggcaaaacgggcacggctcgcggggaaagcccgttttacccgcactttttcgcgggggcggaggaggttttaggcccgctcccttTAGTGTGCCCGCCGCGCCCCGTTTTTTTCGTGCTTTTGCGGGCATTAGCTTTTTCATAcaaatttactatttttaggcctaaatgGTTCAAAGCTCGCGTGCTTTCCCCGCTCCGCCCTCACTTTTGTGGGGCGGGACAAGGTTCTAGACCCGCACTCTCTAATATGCTCGCGCCCGCCccgttttttgcgggcttttgcgggacgGGTCTAAACGGGGCGGggatgcccgtttgccacccctaagttTAATAACAATCATTGTGACTAGTGTGACAAAAGTGAATCACGATGGAGGtattacttttcaaaataaatatattacatAATAATATCAATGAAGGAGGAGATAGCTTCACAAATTCACATTTGAACAACTATGAACTACACTTGGAGTTACCAAAATATGCATCAAGGAGGAGTGTTGAAACTAATGCATATTTCTAGAAAATTCTAGAAAAAATATATGACAATGTTGAGAGAAAAATAgaatagtctaaagttgctacatgTTTCTAGATTATTCCAATAAATCCTAGATTAACTTATAGCCTAAACAATTCTATATTAATGTAATGTATAAAAGACAAACAAAAGTCTAGATAGTTCTATTATAGAAACATCCTCAAACACCTATAAATAGACAACACATGTGTAATTGTATTCAAGCCTTTAAGGTTCAATATTAATAACATTGAAGGCTTCATCATACTATTACTCCTCCTAAAATAAGTTGATTACTTATGTGTTGCCTCGTGCTCTTTCATATTAAATGCTCCAATACTAGCTCTCACACTACTTGCTACTATCTTTCAACTATATACCAGAGCTTTTTACCCTATCCAACTACATTCTAAACTATCACTACTACTTCAAATACCAACAAAAAAACGGCATTTTATTAGATTAGACCTTTGTTAGGCAATATCATTTTAATCCTATACAAGCTTATAAGTTTATACATTCAAAATgagtatatttgattttttaagcAAGATATATTGATAGGAGTACAAATGGTACTCAATCCCGATTACAAAAGAACAAGATGAAACTCATGCACAAATAGATTACAAAGCAACTCAGAAACACGACAAACCAGAAAAGCATGCTCGAGAGATTCCAAATCCGACGAGCATGCTTTTGATCAAGGAAAACCATTATGCTTTTGATAATCTCTCGAGCATGCTTTTGATACACTAAACATATTTATACACTAAGTTGGGAATTATTTAACGGTAATACAACAAAAACACGATAAGTGCCATAAAACTACATATACAAAAACACTTCAAAGTGGCACTTATCAAAGAAAAacaaggaattggttataactgatattctttactttctatttgaaacaagattacaagttttaaaagaataaaaaataaccgtctcaccctaaattaggatttttcgTAAGCAATGAGGAgggactagtatgctatttataataaacctaacatactaaactaatgagctttttcaaAACTAtccattacaagccaacttagggtacaagctaacttaaacaattgaacATAACAAACATATCCAATTTGAAATACTAACAACCATTGTATTTCGACactcacatactagaacacacttcaacTACAATATGTAGGTCTTCAACTCATTCACTGCTATTGAAGCGGTAGATGGAAAGCAacacaagatttggaaatatttatcagagaatttatcgtgtccacatatAGTTTTTATAATGCCATTCAACGATTTCTATGTTTTCGAGCTCGGGTAAAACGGGTTTTAAGTTAAAGCgaaaaataaaaca
The DNA window shown above is from Vicia villosa cultivar HV-30 ecotype Madison, WI unplaced genomic scaffold, Vvil1.0 ctg.005723F_1_1, whole genome shotgun sequence and carries:
- the LOC131642732 gene encoding uncharacterized protein LOC131642732; translation: MDRGMMESVVGIRREVYQHFANKYVEDVPIRPVMDGAVFKRITEEEGASLEFSFSKEEVKEAIWNCDGSKSLGPDGYYILFIKNCWLFLKEDILACFRDFHTGVVLSKSITSSFLTLILKRDHPLELNDYMPICLIGCIYKILAKVLADRLEKVIGVIISNCQSAFVLGSKLLAKALSSWGDLVELDGNNDMPW